DNA from Thioclava electrotropha:
CGGTAGCGCGTAAAAGAACCAAAAGAAGTGAACAATGGGCGGCGTGTTCCGGTAGAACTCGATGAAGACAAGCGCCGGGATTGTGAGCCACTTGCGTGTCGAGAGGCGCATCATCGCGAGAACGAGTCCCACGAGGACACCCAGCACGATCGAAACCACAGCGATTTTGACAGTGTTGAGCATTCCCAATGCGAGCATGTCGAAATGCTCAAAACCGGGCCGAAATCCCAAGAGTAGTCCATGTGACGACTTTCGTTAGGTCAGAGAGGACGCGGACCTGCCTTCTTGTGGCGGGTCCGCACTTGGCCTTACCAGTCTTCCTTGATCAGGCCGGGGATGCCGGTGGGATCAATGCCCTTGCTCGTGAGGTAGGCATCGAAGAGTTGATCTGGGACTCCGGCAGCGTAGAAGTCGGCGAAGGTTTTGTTCACCCAATTAAGGAACTCAGGGTTGTCCTCCTGTCGCATGCCTGCAGAGGTTGCGACCGGCTTGACCGGCTCCGGTAGAAGCACCTTGCCAATTTTCAGACGAGAATACTGCACGACAAGTGCCGGGTGAAACTGCACAACGGCATCAACACGGCCTGCTGCGAAGGCAGCGATAGCTTCATCGTTGGACGAAAAGCGATTGATCTGCGCCTTCGGCATCATCTCGGTCACATTGCGGTCGAGCGAGGTTCCAAGAGTTACGCCAATGCGGGTCTCAGGCGTGTTGAACTCGTCCCAGGTCTTTGCCTTGGAGTCCTCTTTCACCAGCGCGCCCATAGCGTAATAGAACAGAGGGTTCTTCGGGAAGGAAAGAGCCTTCCGGCGCTCCTCCGTTGGGTCGAGCACGAACATGATATCGAATTGATTGGCCTGCAGTCCGGCCACAGCATTGGCCCAAGACGTCTCGACGGGGACCATTTCCACGCCAAGTTCGTCTGCCATGCGCTTGCCCATGGCGACGCCTACGCCTGTCCACTGTTCCGACATCGGGTCCTTGTAGAACCACGGTTCGGCCGATGCGACACCGATGCGCAGTTTGCCGGAATCTTTGATTTGTGCCATAGTGCCGCCGCCCTGAGCGCGAGCCCTTGGCGCAAATGCCATCGCCGCAGTGGCAGCAAGAATGAGGGTACGTCTTTTCATTTTTTTCTCCCGTTGGAACTGACCTTTTACACCTCGACCGAGGAGACGAAGGCCATGGTTTTGTCGAGCCCGCGGCTCATGTGGTCGCGGATCTCGTCCTTCATCCGCTCGCAGCTGTCTCCCAGTGCGAAGCGAACGTAGTCATCGTGGCTTTCCCGCTTGGGGCCAGTAATGCCATGGGCACGGTGGTGCGCCGCCCAGTAGAGCTGCAGACGGGCGCGGATGCCGCTCCAGCTCGACAGCAGTATCCCGTTGCCGCATGTCTCGTAGACAAGACCATGAAGATCGAGTTCGGCATCGATGGAGCGAATGTCGTCGCCCGCGTCGATGGCCTCGGTGAGCGCCGCATGTCGCGCTCTGAGTGCCACGTGGAAGCTATCGTCGCGCCGCTCCCAGATCTGCTCAAAGGCGAATATCTCGAGGCAAATGCGCATGGAGTAAATGTCGTCGATGTCGGCAGAGGTGAGCTGCAGCACGCGCGTCCCTGTATAGGGAACGGTGATGAGCAAGCCTTCGTCAATCAGATGCCGCATTGCTTCGCGCATCGGCCCGCGGCTGACGCCGAAGCGAACAGCCAGCGCCGTTTCGGTCACTGCCTCCCCTGGCTCAAACTCGCCCGACAGGATGGCGCCGCGCAGCAGACTGCTAAGCTGAGCGCCCATCGTTTCTCGCTTGATCATGCCGTTCATCGTGAAATCTCGCTGCGAATCTTGGATGTAGATTGTCTACAATCATTACAGGCGCAGACCAACCCTTTTTGATTCAAGATTGTCTACAAAGACATAGGGCTTCATTTTTGATCATAAAATAGGCATATTATGACGTATTCCGCCCAATTTTCTTGCTCAAACGCACCAAATCCGGGTGTAGCCTGTCACTAAGGAGGCCTGTACATCATTAGGCGCATTGCACTTTCACTGCGTCCTAATGAATAGCCCCTAGTTTCCTAGACGCCTTGCAGTTTCAGTTTCTGCTGCTGTTCGAAGGCGATCGGTGACAGCATTCCGTTTCTAACGTGCTTGCGCTGCGGGTTGTAGAAGAACTCGATGTAATCGAACGGGATTGCCAACTTATTTTCGCCTGATTGAGATGAGTGAGGACCCTGCTGGTCAAGCGGCCATTTCGTCAGCAAAGTCTTCCCAAAGGCCGAAAGCGTCGGCTCTGGCGTGGCGGTATGAGATTGCGGAAAGGCGGTAGCGGCGGGGTTTGAAAATCGTATTGATCTGGTCATGGGCGGAAAGGAAGCGCTGCGCCTGTCTTAGCGATTTGAACCTGCCCATGAGCTTCTCTCGCTTCCGGGTCGGTCGGTGCGAGCCCTCGATCCTGTTATTGATCCCTTTGTGGGCGCGGTGGTCGGCGTCCGGCGCCAGCTGACGGATCGGTTTGATATAGCTGCGCAATTTGTCTGTAATGATAATGCGGGGCTGGCCAAATCGGGTGATCAACTGTTTCAGAAATCGCCTGGCCGCTTTGGCATTTCGCCTTGGCTGCACCAGAATGTCGAGCACATCCCCGCTCCCATCCACGGCCCGCCACAACCACATCTTCACGCCGTTAATCGGCACGACGACTTCATCGAGGTGCCACTTATCTGCTGCAGCGGGCCGGTCGCGCTTGATGCAATCCGCGAAATGCCGGCCAAACCGGTTCACCCATTTACGAACGGTTTCCCGGCTGACGATTACGCCCCGCTCGGCGAGCAGATCCTCTACATCCGCCGTGCTCAGCGCAAACCGGTGGTAGGCCCAGACAGCATAAACGACAATTTCGCGGGGGAAACGGTAGCCTTTCAGGCGGGGCATCTCAGCTGGAATCTTCATGACGATCGCCTAAACTCCACCGCAGACGACGACAAGTTGGCAATGCCTTCGAACGACATCCTTGCCCCGATAGCTGAACCGCGGATCAATCGCCGGACAAAGACGCGAGTGCGTGTCGACAACGGTCAGGATACGCAGCTTCTTGCCCAAGGCGAGCTGGTCGTGAACGAAGTCCATCGCTCCGCTGCCTGACAGCGCATGTAAACATGCGCGAGAAGGAGACATCGTTTGGTCCAACGGCTTCCTGACGGTCTTCGCGCAGCTTCGCCTTCACCCGCCGTTTCGGGTGCTTGTTCCTGAGCTGCAGGCCCAACTCATTGTAAATCCTACGGGTCTTCTTCATGTTGATCACCCAGCCCTCGCGTCTCAGCAGCACGTGGACGCGCCTGTAACCATAGCGCACACGCGTTTCTGCAATCTCCTTGATCCGCCTCTCGACGGCAGCCTGGTCCGTGCGCCGGGATTTGTAGTGCTAGGTGGATGTGTCGAAACAAATGGCCCCACAAGCCTTCCAGATCGACACGCCCCAATCAACGCACATCCCGGTCACGATCACGCGCAAACGGCCAGGCTTCAGAGCTAATGGGATGGTTCGCCCTGCCGCCACGGGCGACAATAGTTGGAGATCAACTCGGGAGGTATGAAGATGCACATCGACCCTAAAACCTGCGCTGTCTTCGGCGTCGACATCGGCAAGACGCTTTTTCACGTTGTGGGCCTCGACGCCTCGGGCGCTCCTGTCCAGAAGGCCAAGCTGCGGCGCGACACAATTCTTCAGTTCTTTGCGCAGGCAGACCCGACCCTCGTCGGCATGGAAGCCTGTCCGGGTTCGCAGTGGCTTGCCAGGAAGCTTCGGGAGCTCGGCCATGGGGTCCGCATTATCACGGCTCAGTTCGTCAAGCCCTACGTAAAGTCGCACAAGAACGACATCATTGATGCTGAGGCGATCGCGGAAGCTGCGACCAGACCCACGATGAGGTTCGTCGGCATAAAAGAGGCACATCAGGTCGATTTGCAGATGCTGCATCGTGTTCGCAGCCGGCTTGTGAAGGGGCGGACCAATCTCATATGTCAGATGCGGTCGTATTGCTTGGAACACGACGTCGCGCTTCGCCAAGGCGCCGGGGTGTTCAAGCTTGATATCGTCCGCGCGATCGATAATCCCGAGAACGATTTGACTGAGCGAGCACGGATTGTCTTGCGTGAACTGCAGGAGGACTTGCTCGCCGCTCGTGTCCCAAATCTATAACGGCATAAAATTTACATAATATTTATTATTTGTCTTTTTGTCCTAAATTTTCCGGTATGCTTTGCCCTTACCACCTCCCTGCGGACACAGCCCTGGCGACACTGGCTTTACCGGCGCCGCCCATTTTGATGCAAAGTCATCTCTTGGTCGGGAGGCCACGAGATAGGCCAAGCAGATTTGCGCACTGCTCCCGCCACACCTCGCCTCGAGAGTGTTACCTTCGAACACAAGTGTGCTAATCCCATAGAATTCCTGAAACCTGTCGGTCCATGGCGGGTGGAGATTTTCTCGGAAAGGGAACGCAATGCCCCGTTCGGAGCCGACTCTCACCGTCTTTCGTAACCAGACCTTCCGCATGCTCTGGATTGCGACCCTCGCATCCAATTTCGGAGGTCTGGTTCAAGCTGTGGGGGCCGCTTGGATGATGACGGCTCTGACCTCGTCCCAGAGCATGGTGGCTCTGGTGCAGGCGTCCGTCACCCTACCAATCATGGTCTTCTCGCTCGCGGCAGGCGTTTTCGCCGACAATTATAATCGCAGAAAAATCATGATCGTCGCACAGTCGTTCATGCTGCTCGTCTCGGTAACCCTCGCAATACTGGCCTACAAAGAGCTTCTTTCCGCGCCTCTTCTTCTCGCATTTACCTTCCTGATAGGCTGCGGCACGGCGCTTCATAATCCGTCCTGGCAGGCCTCCGTCGGCGATATTGTGACACGCGATGAATTGCCCGCCGCCGTATCGGTGAACAGCATGGGCTTCAACATGATGCGCAGCATCGGCCCTGCGGCGGGGGGTATGATCGTTGCGATCGCAGGCGCAGCGGCGGCCTTTGCCGTGAACGCGCTGAGCTACGTTGCGATTATCGCGGCGCTGTTCAACTGGCGGCCCGCCATGCCACCCCGAAGCCTACCACCAGAGCCTCTGGGCCCTGCCTTTGCTGCCGGGCTGCGCTATGTCGCCATGTCGCCGAACCTGATCCGTGTCATTCTGCGTGGTTTCTTGTTCGGCCTTGCGGCAGTCGCGATCCAGGCGCTTTTGCCGCTGGTCGTGCGAGACCACCTGCACGGTGGCGCGTTCGATTATGGCCTATTGCTTGGATGTTTCGGGCTGGGTGCTGTTTTTGGCGCATTGGGGAATGCGCAATTCCGGGCACGTTTTCAAAGCGAACATATCACGCGGATCGGGTTTCTCGGCTTTGCCGCGAGCTCCGCCGTGCTCGCCCTGAGCGACAGCATAGTGATCTGTGCCATCGCGATGCTTTTCGCCGGAATCTGTTGGGTCATCTCGCTGTCGCTTTTCAACGTAACGATGCAACTCTCAACACCTCGATGGGTGGTGGGGCGTGTGCTGGCGCTCTACCAGACCGGTGTCTTTGGCGGCATGGCGGGCGGAAGCTGGCTCTGGGGTACCCTTGCAGAAACCTTCGATCTTCGGTTCGCACTTCTGTTCGCCGCCGCCATGCTTGTGATCGGCGCCGGGGTGGGACTTCTCGCGCCGCTCCCCAATTCCGAGTATCTGGATCTGGCCCCCCTGAACCGCTTCAAAGAGCCATATCTCCGGCTCGACCTGAGACAGCGCAGCGGTCCGATCATGATCCTCGTCGATTACGATATTGCTCAGGAAAACATTCCCGACTTTCTTGCGCTGATGAGCGAACGCCGACGAATCCGGATCCGCGATGGTGCCCAGCAATGGTCGCTGCTTCGCGATCTCGAAAACCCGGACATCTGGACCGAAACCTATCACGTGCCGACCTGGGTGGAGTATGTTCGACATAACGAACGCCGGACCCAGGCTGATCGCGACGTGACGGACCGCCTTATCGCATTGCACAAGGGGGAAGAGCCGGTCCGGGTCCACCGGATGATCGAGCGGCAAACAGTCTCGATGCACGATGACACGCCATTGAGATAGGCAATGCCATCGAAAGTGCTCTGCTCCCACAAATCTCTAGCTTTCGGTGTGCTAAGGTTGGGAGCAGCAACTTGAGGACTGACCGGAAGATGATTGCCGAACAGGCGGTTGGAGGAAGGCTTCATCCGGCAGGGTCACTGCGTGTCAATCGTCCGCGCACCGCAATTTCGAGGCGGTCGTTGCCCTGACCGGCAGCCGCTCCGCACGGGTAATCTCTGTCTAGGAGGGTGCTGCGACCCTCGCGTTGGCGCGATGCGCCTTGCTAGAGTTCTCCGCGACCAGCGTGCCGTCCTCGCCTTGTTTCAAAATGAACGCCTTATGCGCTTCCGTGAACTCCGACGCTTGAGCTACCCCCTGAAATTCGGACACTGACATAAGCTACGATTTGCAGTCTGCTGATCTTCGACGAGAAGGAGATCAGAGATGTCGAAACGCAAGCAGCACGCACCCGAGTTCAAGGCAAAGGTCGCGCTGGAAGCCCTGAAGGGTGAAGAGACAGCGGCCGAGCTGGCGAGCCGGTTCGGGGTGCATCCAACGATGATCCATCAATGGAAGCGGGCCTTGCTCGAAGGCGCGTCGGGCGTGTTCGAGCGCGGGGGCCGAAGGAAGCCCGAGATCGACGAGGAGCAGGTGAAGGAGCTCCACGCCAAGATCGGGGAGCTGGCGGTGGCCAACTCTTGGAACGAAAGCTGAAGCCTTGGGGCGGGAAGTGAGGCGTGGCATGATCGAGCCGAACCATTCGGATCTGTCGATTGGGCAGCAGTGCAAGCTGCTGTCGATCGCACGCTCATCCTATTACTACGAGCCGAAGGGCGAAACCGAACAGAACCTCGGCCTGATGCGGCAGATCGACGAGCAGTTCCTGGAGACCCCGTTCTTCGGTGTCCGCCAGATGACCTGGCACCTGCGTAACGACGGCCACCTGGTGAACGAGAAGCGGATACGGCGACTGATGCGCCTGATGGGGCTCATGCCGATTTACCAGAAACCCAACACAAGCAGGCCGGCGAAGGGGCACAAGACCTATCCCTACCTGCTGCGAGGTCTGCGGGTGGATCGCCCGAACCAGGTCTGGTGCTCGGATATCACCTACCTGCCCATGCGGCGCGGGTTCCTCTACCTCGTGGCGATCATGGACTGGCACACCCGCAAGGTTCTGTCTTGGCGGATCTCGAACACGCTGGAGGCCGACTTCTGTGTCGAGGCGCTGAACGAAGCCATCCACAAGTTCGGCCCGCCCGAGATAATGAATACGGATCAGGGTTCTCAGTTCACGTCCTTCGCTTGGACGGATCGGCTCCGCCGGTCGGGCGTGCGCATCTCGATGGATGGGAAAGGCCGATTCCTCGACAACATCTTCATCGAGCGGCTGTGGCGAACCCTGAAATACGAATGCGTCTACCTGCATGCCTGGGAGACAGGATCGGAGACAAAGGCGGCGATCCGGAAATGGATGACCTTCTACAACCACCAGCGCCCTCACTCAGCCCTCGGCGGCAAGCCACCGGCGCTGGTCTATTGGCAGAGACATGATATCAACCAACCCGGTCAGCAGGTGCAACGAGTAGCTTAAATTACGTCAGATCCTGTCCAAGAGATGGGGAGTAGCTCAGCTTTCAGGCGTTTCCGCGCCTCTCCCAGCTAGGAAAGCTTAGTTGAAAACTCCAGTTTCAAACGGTCTAAAAGTGTAGGCAGAGCGCTTCAAACCTATCGCTTCCGCACCGCATAGACCGCTCCATGTCCCGTCGATGCAAAGCCACGCCACACTCCCCGCCCCGTGCTCGATCAAAGATCTTTCTGCGGAAGCTTATCTTCACCTTCTTCACCCCAACTCCGGCCACGGTCGGCCTGCAATCCTTTGGTTTGAAGGTTCCAGGGCGCGCAACCAATGCCTCGCCGCCAATGACCTGAGTATAGGCTTGTCAGGATTGCTCGATGGTCGAGCATACCTGTCTATGAACCGATTTGCACGACGGCGAAACCTCGACCAGCTCAAGGCATTGAACGCGCTCTACGTAGACCTGGACTGGCACAAGACGGCTGAATGGCGCGCGCAGAGCCAGGACGAGGCCGAAGCGGCAATCCTGCGCCACGTCTGCGCCTCCAACCTTCCCGCGCCCTCCATGGTGCTGCGGAGCGGGCGAGGTTCGGCGCTGATTTGGCTCATCGATGAAATGCCGCCCCAAGCTTTGCCTCGCTGGCAATCGACGATGCGCGCACTCGGGGATGTTTTCGCAAGGTTCGGTGTCGATCGCGCAAGCCAGGAAGCGGCGCGCATCTTTCGGCTTCCGGGCAGTATCAATGAAAAGTCCAAAAGACGGGTGCGCGTCTCCGGCGGAAGCGCCGCACGGCATGACTTCGATGCGCTCTCCGATGAGATCTTCCAAGCTGCGGGACTGCCCACCCGCGCTGAATTTCAATTGCTTCGCGCAGCAAAACGCGCGAAGCGGCACACGAACGTAAATCCACGCGAGATGCCTTTCGGCCTCCCTCCGGCGGCACGTTTTCGTCAGATCCGTGATGACCTCGAAGCTATACGCGTTGCGCACGGCGGACAGCTCTCGGAGGGCTTGCGGAACACTTGGCTGCATCTCTACGCGACGTCGCTGACGCATGATCCACGAGAGATGTCAACGGCGGAGTGAAATCCGGCCATTGGGCGGCGCAATAACCGGCCACTTCGGGTTTGGGCGCGACGCGCGCCATGAGGCGGCGGCCAGTCAGCCGCGCTTCCCAGATAGCTGGCGGTTGACTGGCCGCCTTGGCCCGTGAGGGCCAAGCCTTTATCGGCTGGATCAGGCGGTGTCGGCGGACTTGCGCGCGCGGCTCTGTGCGAGCCGATAGCTGTCGCCGTTCATCTCGAGGATGTGGACATGGTGGGTGAGCCGGTCGAGCAGAGCGCCGGTCAGGCGCTCGGAGCCGAAGGTTTCGGTCCATTCGTCGAAGGGCAGATTGCTGGTGATCATGGTGGCGCCCCGCTCGTAGCGCTGCGAGATCAGTTCGAACAGCAGCTCGGCGCCGGTCTTGCTCAGAGGCACGAAGCCCAGCTCGTCGATGATCAGGAGCTTGTATCCGACCATCTGTTTTTGCAGGCGTAGCAAGCGGCGCTCGTCGCGGGCCTCCATCAGCTCGTGGACCAATGCGGCGGCGGTGGTGAAGCCGACGGAAAGGCCCTTCTGGCAGGCGGCCAGTCCAAGGCCCAAGGCGACATGGGTCTTGCCGGTGCCGCTCGGGCCGAGGGCAATGACATTCTCGCGCCGCTCGATCCATTCCCCGCGGGCGAGTTCCAGCACCTGCATCTTGTTGAGCTTGGGGATCGCCTTGAAGTCGAAGCTGTCGAGGCTCTTGGTTGCCGGGAACTTCGCCGCCTTGATGCGGCGCTCGACCATCCGCCGTTCGCGGTCGATCAGTTCGAGTTCCACCAGGCGCGCCAGGAAGCGAACGTGGTCCTGCCCCTCCGCGGCGCACTGGCGCGCGAGCTTGTCGTATTCCCTCAGGAAGGTCGGCAGCTTGAGCGTCTTCAGATGATGGGCGAGCAGGAGGTCAGGCGCGTCGGTCATCGGGCCTCCTCCGAGATCAGGCACATGTAGCTGGCCGCCGAGGTCTTTCCGACCTCGGCCCGCGGCAGGTAGGGATAGACGTCGAGGTCGAGCTTCGGCGGTCGCTTCTCGACCTGACACAGCACCAGATGCTTGACGGCGTCGAAGCCGATGGCTCCCATGCGCAGGGCCGTCTTCACGGCGGCTTGCACATCGTCGAGCTCGAAGGCCTCCAGCAGCCGCAGGACCTGGACGAACTCACGCCGCCCCGCCTTGAGCATGCGTGCTTCCATCAGGCGGCGCAGGGTTGCGAACTCGGGCGGCAGCTC
Protein-coding regions in this window:
- a CDS encoding transporter substrate-binding domain-containing protein yields the protein MKRRTLILAATAAMAFAPRARAQGGGTMAQIKDSGKLRIGVASAEPWFYKDPMSEQWTGVGVAMGKRMADELGVEMVPVETSWANAVAGLQANQFDIMFVLDPTEERRKALSFPKNPLFYYAMGALVKEDSKAKTWDEFNTPETRIGVTLGTSLDRNVTEMMPKAQINRFSSNDEAIAAFAAGRVDAVVQFHPALVVQYSRLKIGKVLLPEPVKPVATSAGMRQEDNPEFLNWVNKTFADFYAAGVPDQLFDAYLTSKGIDPTGIPGLIKEDW
- a CDS encoding GntR family transcriptional regulator; this encodes MNGMIKRETMGAQLSSLLRGAILSGEFEPGEAVTETALAVRFGVSRGPMREAMRHLIDEGLLITVPYTGTRVLQLTSADIDDIYSMRICLEIFAFEQIWERRDDSFHVALRARHAALTEAIDAGDDIRSIDAELDLHGLVYETCGNGILLSSWSGIRARLQLYWAAHHRAHGITGPKRESHDDYVRFALGDSCERMKDEIRDHMSRGLDKTMAFVSSVEV
- a CDS encoding IS6 family transposase; the protein is MKIPAEMPRLKGYRFPREIVVYAVWAYHRFALSTADVEDLLAERGVIVSRETVRKWVNRFGRHFADCIKRDRPAAADKWHLDEVVVPINGVKMWLWRAVDGSGDVLDILVQPRRNAKAARRFLKQLITRFGQPRIIITDKLRSYIKPIRQLAPDADHRAHKGINNRIEGSHRPTRKREKLMGRFKSLRQAQRFLSAHDQINTIFKPRRYRLSAISYRHARADAFGLWEDFADEMAA
- a CDS encoding MFS transporter gives rise to the protein MPRSEPTLTVFRNQTFRMLWIATLASNFGGLVQAVGAAWMMTALTSSQSMVALVQASVTLPIMVFSLAAGVFADNYNRRKIMIVAQSFMLLVSVTLAILAYKELLSAPLLLAFTFLIGCGTALHNPSWQASVGDIVTRDELPAAVSVNSMGFNMMRSIGPAAGGMIVAIAGAAAAFAVNALSYVAIIAALFNWRPAMPPRSLPPEPLGPAFAAGLRYVAMSPNLIRVILRGFLFGLAAVAIQALLPLVVRDHLHGGAFDYGLLLGCFGLGAVFGALGNAQFRARFQSEHITRIGFLGFAASSAVLALSDSIVICAIAMLFAGICWVISLSLFNVTMQLSTPRWVVGRVLALYQTGVFGGMAGGSWLWGTLAETFDLRFALLFAAAMLVIGAGVGLLAPLPNSEYLDLAPLNRFKEPYLRLDLRQRSGPIMILVDYDIAQENIPDFLALMSERRRIRIRDGAQQWSLLRDLENPDIWTETYHVPTWVEYVRHNERRTQADRDVTDRLIALHKGEEPVRVHRMIERQTVSMHDDTPLR
- the istB gene encoding IS21-like element helper ATPase IstB; its protein translation is MTDAPDLLLAHHLKTLKLPTFLREYDKLARQCAAEGQDHVRFLARLVELELIDRERRMVERRIKAAKFPATKSLDSFDFKAIPKLNKMQVLELARGEWIERRENVIALGPSGTGKTHVALGLGLAACQKGLSVGFTTAAALVHELMEARDERRLLRLQKQMVGYKLLIIDELGFVPLSKTGAELLFELISQRYERGATMITSNLPFDEWTETFGSERLTGALLDRLTHHVHILEMNGDSYRLAQSRARKSADTA